Proteins encoded together in one Nitrospirota bacterium window:
- a CDS encoding MazF family transcriptional regulator: MATLPFSDLTGMKKRPAVVVSAPHPSVDLFLLPLTSQLENLQPGEFALVEWKGAGLLFPSVVKRGLFTLDKTYISRRFGRLAVVDQGKLDSALRFWLRL; encoded by the coding sequence CTGGCGACTTTGCCGTTCTCGGATCTGACGGGGATGAAAAAACGGCCGGCTGTTGTCGTGAGTGCGCCTCATCCTTCGGTCGATCTCTTTCTCCTGCCGCTGACTTCTCAGCTTGAAAATCTGCAACCAGGTGAATTCGCCTTAGTTGAGTGGAAAGGAGCCGGACTGCTGTTTCCGAGTGTCGTCAAGCGTGGATTGTTTACGCTTGACAAAACATACATCAGCCGGCGATTTGGTCGCCTTGCCGTTGTCGATCAGGGGAAACTCGACAGCGCATTGCGGTTCTGGCTGCGTCTGTAG